From one Rhodopirellula islandica genomic stretch:
- a CDS encoding four helix bundle protein gives MKDFRDLNVWAKAHEFTLSFYKINQRFPGDEKDGLTSQLRRSAASIPTNLAEGCGRGTDRELARFCDIAMGSASEADYPLLLAKDLGCIESSAFDLIYEQLNEIQRMLRSFIQRLRSS, from the coding sequence ATGAAAGACTTTCGAGATTTGAATGTTTGGGCCAAGGCTCATGAATTCACGCTCTCGTTTTACAAAATCAATCAAAGGTTTCCAGGCGACGAGAAGGATGGATTGACGTCACAACTGAGACGTTCGGCTGCTTCGATTCCAACGAATCTGGCCGAAGGTTGCGGACGCGGAACCGATCGCGAACTGGCTCGCTTTTGCGACATCGCGATGGGATCCGCCAGTGAGGCGGACTATCCACTGTTGCTCGCAAAGGACCTTGGTTGCATCGAGTCATCGGCCTTTGACCTGATTTACGAACAACTCAACGAAATCCAACGCATGCTTCGCAGTTTCATCCAGCGACTTCGAAGCTCATGA
- a CDS encoding type II secretion system F family protein, translated as MPTYTFEAMDATGQEIRDEIDAANEDEAQTTIRQMGYFVTKIAVKKQAAGATKAGGGKKRPFAMGGAKTKHICAFTRQLSILQDAGLPILRSLKILEGNQKPGKLKNALMDVCDEIEGGSTLSEAMAKCPKVFSRLYVNMIKAGEAGGALETILNRLADFLESAESLKRKVKGALIYPVIVVLVAALILTFIMLFIVPTFEKMFDEFGLDLPAPTVLLIAMSNYIAGYWFLLIAMPVCALILIKLMRKFKQGRVGFDMFIIRVPIFGTLIEKNILARTTRTLGTLISSGVPILEALNITRETAGNAMFERMFTGVSNQIREGEVISKPLKEFSVLGFHPMTAIFWALFGSFPGIMVLSVALTAKGGKLDDGTMVEMLTFMSLYMIAGGSVLCVLFYLTKIKGRVVDDLVVNMVDVGEETGELDTMLYKVADTYDEEVRIMTDALTALMEPLMIVFLGVAVGFIVISLFMPLVSLISGLT; from the coding sequence ATGCCGACTTATACCTTTGAAGCGATGGACGCGACCGGACAAGAGATCCGGGACGAAATCGATGCGGCCAACGAGGACGAAGCTCAAACCACCATCCGCCAGATGGGTTACTTCGTCACCAAGATCGCCGTCAAAAAACAGGCGGCGGGGGCCACCAAGGCTGGCGGTGGCAAGAAACGTCCCTTCGCGATGGGTGGGGCGAAGACCAAACACATCTGCGCCTTCACACGTCAGTTGTCGATCTTGCAAGACGCCGGTCTGCCGATTCTGCGCAGCCTGAAGATTCTGGAAGGCAACCAGAAACCCGGCAAGCTCAAGAACGCCTTGATGGACGTTTGCGACGAGATCGAAGGCGGTTCGACCTTGTCCGAAGCGATGGCGAAGTGCCCCAAGGTCTTCAGTCGCTTGTACGTCAACATGATCAAAGCCGGTGAGGCCGGCGGTGCGTTGGAAACGATCCTCAACCGGTTGGCCGACTTCTTGGAGTCAGCCGAATCGCTCAAGCGGAAGGTCAAAGGGGCGTTGATCTACCCGGTCATCGTGGTCTTGGTTGCTGCGTTGATTCTGACGTTCATCATGTTGTTCATCGTCCCAACGTTCGAAAAGATGTTCGACGAGTTTGGTTTGGATCTGCCAGCCCCAACGGTGCTGTTGATCGCGATGAGCAATTACATCGCGGGTTATTGGTTCCTGTTGATCGCGATGCCGGTTTGCGCGTTGATCCTGATCAAATTGATGAGGAAGTTCAAACAGGGGCGGGTTGGGTTTGACATGTTCATCATCCGGGTGCCGATCTTTGGCACCTTGATCGAAAAGAACATTCTGGCTCGGACCACGCGGACACTGGGGACCCTGATCAGTTCCGGGGTGCCGATTTTGGAAGCGCTGAACATCACGCGAGAAACGGCGGGCAACGCCATGTTCGAGCGGATGTTCACGGGCGTCAGCAACCAGATCCGAGAAGGGGAAGTGATCAGCAAGCCGTTGAAGGAATTCTCGGTGTTGGGTTTCCACCCCATGACCGCGATCTTCTGGGCATTGTTTGGATCGTTCCCCGGGATCATGGTCCTGAGCGTCGCGTTGACGGCCAAGGGCGGCAAGCTCGATGACGGCACCATGGTCGAGATGCTGACGTTCATGTCCTTGTACATGATCGCCGGTGGATCCGTGCTGTGCGTGTTGTTTTACCTGACCAAGATCAAAGGCCGGGTGGTCGATGACCTCGTCGTCAACATGGTCGACGTCGGGGAAGAGACCGGTGAGCTGGACACGATGCTGTACAAGGTCGCCGACACGTATGACGAAGAAGTCCGGATCATGACCGACGCTCTGACCGCGTTGATGGAGCCCTTGATGATTGTGTTCCTCGGCGTCGCGGTGGGTTTCATCGTGATCAGTTTGTTCATGCCGTTGGTGTCGCTGATCTCCGGATTGACTTAG
- a CDS encoding type II secretion system protein: MNARSNLLQPAPVAPKTRSAFTLVEMLVVISIIGILAAVLIPAVTNAVRTARVTSLRLEITALEGAVEQYQQKHGDYPPDFSSWAIVERHYRKAFPRMSTNDYELLVNMLHSSGTYDATQLDRGEVLAWTLGGYSDDTQRPFTGPGGPLAWTGDGTNSYGDATVTDLDRQNPANFQVNIDRPNALMDFETSRLDYSEVNDGAAMIGSNRRLSSDGDLFLSFRSDSEGAPFVYFDSRTYTLYDPNVSSGAGDFNGYGSSTYGYVRPYLSTNANQNRSGANYTDQAAALGAWQFVNPNTFQIISAGLDNNFGATASYDVNGDSNNEPIYFQYDSGAAIAPRAGVATPTDLIVSSVSKYQESAFGDIEQYPADNITNFSNGTVVDDVP, translated from the coding sequence ATGAACGCTCGATCCAATCTCCTGCAGCCAGCCCCCGTGGCCCCCAAGACCCGCTCCGCCTTCACGTTGGTGGAGATGTTGGTGGTGATCAGTATCATCGGCATCTTGGCGGCGGTCCTGATCCCGGCGGTGACCAATGCGGTCCGAACGGCTCGCGTGACAAGTTTGCGTCTGGAGATCACGGCCTTGGAAGGTGCGGTCGAGCAGTATCAACAGAAGCATGGCGATTACCCGCCAGACTTCTCGAGTTGGGCGATCGTCGAGCGGCACTACCGCAAGGCGTTCCCACGAATGTCAACGAACGACTATGAGCTTCTAGTGAATATGTTGCACTCAAGCGGGACTTATGATGCCACTCAACTCGACCGTGGCGAAGTGTTGGCTTGGACTTTGGGCGGGTACAGCGATGACACGCAACGCCCCTTCACTGGGCCAGGTGGTCCGTTGGCTTGGACAGGGGACGGCACGAATTCCTATGGCGACGCCACGGTCACTGACCTTGATCGCCAGAACCCTGCTAATTTTCAAGTGAACATCGACCGCCCCAATGCCTTGATGGACTTTGAAACCTCACGGTTGGACTACAGCGAGGTTAACGATGGTGCGGCGATGATTGGATCAAACCGACGGTTGTCCAGCGATGGCGACCTGTTCTTGAGTTTTCGCTCCGATTCCGAGGGAGCTCCGTTCGTGTATTTCGATTCTCGAACTTACACCTTGTATGATCCGAATGTCTCGTCGGGTGCAGGGGACTTCAATGGGTATGGTTCATCAACCTACGGTTATGTTCGCCCTTATCTTTCCACCAATGCAAACCAGAACCGTTCGGGCGCAAACTATACCGATCAAGCGGCTGCCCTTGGTGCTTGGCAGTTTGTGAATCCAAATACTTTTCAGATCATCAGTGCCGGGTTGGATAATAACTTTGGTGCCACCGCGTCGTATGACGTGAATGGTGATTCAAACAACGAGCCAATCTATTTTCAATACGACTCGGGGGCGGCCATCGCACCTCGTGCTGGTGTTGCGACGCCTACGGACCTGATTGTCAGTAGTGTCTCGAAGTACCAAGAATCGGCCTTCGGCGATATTGAGCAGTACCCGGCTGACAACATCACCAACTTCAGCAACGGCACGGTCGTTGATGACGTTCCTTGA
- a CDS encoding type II secretion system protein has protein sequence MIPNKQSNAGFTLVEILVVMVVIGIMASMVMAAVQGVTASARTSRTRTIVGLIDNVIQEKYESYKYRSLPVEIPTTDYLAGVTGSTLSFEVMGTEAARVRLNMIRDLQRMEMPDRYSDFMGATWAPASVYGSANRVMIDTADIDGDGDTTEIIGTRQERSSRLPFSMSWFSSGSAPSLVQSYQNRVPTTATEEFQSAECLYLILATSYSAGTPAIDAIPTSNIGDVDGDGMFEILDGWGFPIGFIRWPIGYDDPDGALDLNTPDEFDLFKSDFYYTVQTPPAPSSASVLPAVNVNGGAYGAPWALRPLIISSGEDGEFGIAFNPVNSAGSALQAYDYSASTWAWPKNAANMGVEFEGRGTSDYDWVDPYMRRFIAANDPGIIDRTSATYATDTDRRLPGEELTGRASDVLTDNITNFSLQVTQ, from the coding sequence ATGATTCCAAACAAACAATCGAACGCAGGCTTCACGCTGGTCGAGATTCTGGTCGTCATGGTGGTGATCGGAATCATGGCCAGCATGGTGATGGCCGCCGTCCAAGGCGTCACCGCCAGCGCGCGAACATCTCGCACCCGCACGATCGTTGGATTGATTGACAACGTCATTCAGGAGAAGTACGAGTCTTACAAGTACCGTTCGCTGCCAGTTGAGATTCCGACCACGGATTATCTGGCTGGTGTGACCGGATCAACACTCTCGTTTGAAGTGATGGGGACGGAAGCCGCGCGGGTCCGCCTGAACATGATTCGAGATCTTCAGCGAATGGAGATGCCAGATCGGTACTCTGATTTTATGGGTGCTACCTGGGCACCTGCTTCGGTCTACGGATCGGCCAATCGTGTCATGATCGACACCGCTGACATCGACGGCGATGGCGACACCACCGAAATCATTGGAACCCGCCAGGAACGTTCTTCACGCCTTCCATTTTCAATGTCGTGGTTCTCCAGTGGATCGGCACCTTCACTGGTTCAATCCTATCAAAACCGGGTTCCGACAACGGCGACAGAAGAGTTTCAAAGTGCCGAGTGCCTGTACCTGATTCTCGCGACCTCGTACTCGGCGGGGACTCCCGCCATTGATGCAATCCCGACGAGCAACATCGGGGACGTCGATGGCGATGGCATGTTTGAGATTCTCGACGGATGGGGGTTTCCAATCGGATTCATCCGTTGGCCGATTGGGTACGACGACCCTGATGGAGCTTTGGATCTCAATACCCCTGATGAATTCGATCTGTTCAAATCGGATTTTTATTACACCGTCCAAACGCCACCTGCCCCGTCCTCGGCTTCGGTCCTGCCGGCCGTCAACGTCAATGGTGGAGCTTACGGTGCACCGTGGGCGTTGCGTCCATTGATCATTTCATCTGGTGAAGACGGCGAATTTGGGATTGCGTTCAATCCAGTCAACTCAGCCGGGAGTGCTTTGCAGGCGTATGACTACTCGGCGTCCACTTGGGCATGGCCGAAGAATGCAGCCAACATGGGAGTCGAATTCGAAGGGCGCGGCACCTCGGATTACGACTGGGTGGATCCTTATATGCGTCGATTCATTGCTGCCAATGATCCTGGGATCATTGATCGGACCAGCGCGACCTATGCCACGGACACCGATCGACGACTGCCGGGTGAAGAATTGACAGGACGTGCCAGCGATGTGTTGACTGACAACATCACCAACTTCTCTCTGCAGGTGACTCAATGA
- a CDS encoding prepilin-type N-terminal cleavage/methylation domain-containing protein produces MPLTRQVSLTRSSIRTSERRTPGFTLVELLIVMSIFLLVSAIALPTVRTLISDQKVSQASRTIVAYLDEARSRAISEGRFVGVRIERASGAATVDFRTAAGVRLRQLRGVPPYTGEAADARVTFNYPTPGASTAGLEFSGVKNQLLLLYTDPTASLYGDDLNAPIKDGDLIELPGGRYFRLDLGDYTGSFASGGTDIVPATIDLDSPVSGITASFSNAFPVIHQPIDGASVPYRIHRSPVVSTSQSLTFPRGIVVDMTYSGIGIEGNQFAAQGTLANQPLEIVFGPDGRVEMTSIDAVGNQGLPTGLIFLCIGDSDGLQPATPFNADPRTPANLMNQDSLWIVINPATGRCVVAPNASVSSTASMPAALRDARSLAILSDTLDATP; encoded by the coding sequence ATGCCTCTCACGCGACAAGTGAGTTTGACACGGAGTTCGATTCGAACCTCCGAGCGAAGAACACCTGGGTTCACGCTGGTTGAACTGTTGATCGTGATGTCGATTTTTCTATTGGTCTCTGCCATTGCATTGCCAACTGTTCGGACGTTGATCAGCGATCAAAAGGTCAGCCAGGCGTCACGCACCATTGTTGCCTACCTGGATGAAGCTCGCAGTCGTGCCATTTCAGAAGGACGCTTTGTCGGTGTGCGGATCGAGCGAGCCAGCGGTGCTGCGACGGTGGACTTCCGGACCGCGGCGGGAGTTCGTCTTCGCCAACTGAGAGGCGTGCCTCCATACACGGGTGAAGCGGCGGACGCGAGGGTCACTTTCAATTACCCAACACCAGGTGCTTCGACCGCGGGTTTGGAGTTCTCGGGAGTCAAAAATCAGCTGTTATTGTTGTACACCGATCCAACGGCTTCTCTTTACGGTGATGATCTCAATGCGCCTATCAAAGATGGCGACTTGATCGAGTTGCCAGGTGGACGCTATTTCCGCCTGGACTTGGGTGATTACACAGGCAGTTTCGCTTCAGGCGGCACCGACATCGTGCCGGCGACGATCGATTTGGATTCGCCGGTCTCCGGCATCACCGCCTCTTTTTCAAATGCCTTCCCGGTGATCCATCAGCCGATCGACGGTGCGTCGGTGCCCTACCGCATTCACCGATCGCCGGTTGTCTCGACCAGCCAAAGTCTCACGTTTCCTCGTGGCATCGTGGTGGACATGACCTATTCCGGCATCGGGATTGAAGGCAATCAATTTGCTGCTCAAGGCACATTGGCAAACCAACCGCTTGAGATCGTGTTTGGTCCAGACGGTCGTGTTGAAATGACTTCCATTGATGCGGTCGGAAACCAGGGGCTTCCGACCGGTTTGATTTTCCTCTGCATCGGCGACAGCGATGGTCTTCAACCAGCAACCCCATTCAATGCTGATCCACGTACGCCAGCCAACTTGATGAATCAGGATTCGCTTTGGATTGTGATCAACCCAGCGACGGGCCGCTGCGTGGTTGCTCCCAACGCTTCGGTGAGTTCGACAGCGTCGATGCCTGCTGCCCTTCGCGACGCACGGTCGTTGGCGATCCTTTCAGACACCTTGGACGCAACCCCATGA
- a CDS encoding type IV pilus modification PilV family protein, protein MISRISSIPRAAITLIEVIFSIGVIMIGLLGLLSVMPLAGGRARDAVSLSVGAEMGDTIAKNVSIRKWLGNGNLAEMSGGNAVGYDFASNQLEITSSGTALPGICIDPLYYAVQGGSSTAFNSYDDSVFPYYVAAHDPLLNPANSDSTWEPPSMFPWSAGEAGSAPRLTRVGLSGASAELARTIIESVNDLVVQQPKDTTIPAKLTGLDSGEMDYGRRIPTGEFSWIATLVPSENSRFAHLSIVVMRNRVADIDFPTVALTPPILPEMNGMSERVAQVTFASGFSGGAGGVVHLTASATTSSELAPNDWVMLSRRLPDSTQVFRWYRVVAVDQEPEEIFAYSNSELETGLAALPTPQTGINRTTEELWRRRVSLDGPDWEFDFTTDPVSDNSFYDNTFATMVQGVVSVTERLVPWTDL, encoded by the coding sequence ATGATCTCTCGCATCTCATCCATTCCACGTGCTGCCATCACACTGATCGAAGTGATCTTCTCCATTGGAGTGATCATGATCGGCCTTCTCGGTCTGCTTTCCGTCATGCCATTGGCGGGAGGTCGCGCTCGAGACGCCGTGTCGTTGAGCGTGGGTGCTGAGATGGGGGACACGATTGCAAAGAATGTTTCGATCCGCAAATGGTTGGGCAACGGAAATCTTGCGGAAATGTCCGGCGGCAACGCGGTTGGCTACGATTTTGCCTCCAACCAATTGGAAATCACTTCCTCAGGAACAGCGCTGCCGGGAATCTGCATCGACCCGCTTTACTACGCTGTTCAGGGTGGCAGCAGCACAGCATTCAACAGTTACGACGACAGTGTTTTTCCTTACTATGTTGCCGCTCATGACCCGCTACTGAATCCAGCTAACTCCGACTCAACCTGGGAGCCTCCGAGCATGTTCCCTTGGTCTGCCGGGGAGGCGGGAAGCGCACCGCGACTGACCCGTGTTGGTCTGTCGGGGGCGAGTGCCGAGTTGGCGCGGACGATCATTGAGAGCGTCAATGATCTGGTGGTGCAGCAACCGAAAGACACAACGATCCCTGCCAAGTTAACCGGATTGGATTCTGGTGAGATGGATTATGGGCGGCGAATCCCAACCGGCGAATTCAGCTGGATCGCAACGCTGGTGCCGTCCGAGAACAGTCGGTTTGCTCACCTGTCGATTGTGGTGATGCGGAACCGAGTGGCGGACATTGACTTTCCCACGGTTGCGTTGACTCCTCCGATTCTTCCCGAGATGAACGGGATGAGTGAACGAGTCGCTCAGGTCACATTTGCGTCTGGTTTCTCAGGTGGTGCGGGAGGAGTGGTTCACTTGACCGCTTCCGCCACCACTTCGTCGGAACTCGCTCCCAATGACTGGGTGATGTTGTCACGTCGGCTTCCCGACAGCACTCAGGTTTTTCGATGGTATCGAGTCGTTGCGGTGGACCAGGAACCCGAGGAGATCTTTGCGTATAGCAATTCCGAATTGGAAACTGGTTTGGCTGCCCTTCCGACGCCTCAAACAGGGATCAATCGCACCACGGAAGAACTTTGGCGACGACGTGTTTCCTTGGATGGTCCGGATTGGGAGTTTGATTTCACGACAGATCCAGTTTCTGACAACTCCTTTTACGACAACACCTTTGCCACGATGGTCCAGGGCGTGGTTTCGGTGACCGAACGCTTGGTCCCCTGGACCGACCTTTGA